The proteins below come from a single Chiloscyllium punctatum isolate Juve2018m chromosome 20, sChiPun1.3, whole genome shotgun sequence genomic window:
- the LOC140491833 gene encoding actin-1-like: MIKTVLNPAVIIDNGSGLCKSGIVGDSIPTSVIPSVVGCSKLTKGSRNANLKDYYVGKAAQSRRDVLALKHPIERGVVTSWEEMEKIMFEGFSVPAMFVAIPATLALYASGRTRGIVLDSGYGITDAVPIYEGYYLPDAVQRLNLAGSDITENLWRLMLENRHSSTEKMETELVQEIKEKLCYISLDPKQESKKPADELQHEYQMPDGTQIVVKNELFGAPELLFAPDSVGVKEGGIHKLILSSIARCEQRLHKEFHSNMLLSGGSTLFSGMEDRLLKEIKLHTPSGVQVKIIAPLERNYSVWVGASILTSLASFKHMWITLSDYNDFGPSVVNKRCL; this comes from the exons ATGATCAAAACGGTGTTGAATCCTGCGGTGATCATTGACAATGGATCTGGACTCTGCAAGTCTGGGATAGTGGGTGACAGCATCCCCACATCAGTTATACCATCGGTTGTGGGCTGTTCTAAGTTGACAAAGGGATCACGCAATGCCAATCTCAAAGACTATTATGTTGGTAAGGCAGCACAAAGCAGAAGAGATGTCTTGGCTTTGAAGCATCCAATTGAGCGTGGCGTAGTGACCTCTTGGGAGGAGATGGAGA AGATAATGTTCGAAGGCTTTTCAGTGCCAGCAATGTTCGTTGCCATTCCAGCCACATTGGCCCTTTATGCATCCGGCCGTACCCGAGGTATAGTGCTAGATAGTGGCTATGGAATAACGGATGCTGTGCCCATCTACGAAGGCTACTACCTTCCGGACGCTGTACAAAGGCTGAACCTTGCCGGGAGTGACATCACCGAAAACCTTTGGAGGCTCATGTTGGAGAACAGGCATTCTTCCACTGAGAAAATGGAGACAGAACTCGTCCAGGAAATCAAGGAAAAACTCTGCTACATCTCTCTCGACCCTAAGCAAGAGAGCAAGAAGCCGGCCGATGAACTCCAACATGAGTATCAGATGCCAGACGGGACTCAGATTGTGGTCAAAAATGAGCTGTTTGGTGCACCGGAATTGCTTTTTGCCCCTGACAGTGTTGGAGTGAAGGAAGGTGGAATCCACAAGCTGATATTGAGCAGCATCGCAAGATGTGAACAACGGTTGCACAAAGAATTCCACAGTAACATGCTGCTGTCTGGTGGTTCAACTCTCTTCTCAGGCATGGAGGATCGTTTACTCAAAGAAATCAAGCTGCACACGCCGAGTGGAGTCCAAGTGAAGATCATCGCCCCACTGGAAAGGAACTATTCTGTTTGGGTGGGCGCTTCAATTTTAACAAGTTTAGCATCCTTTAAACATATGTGGATCACTCTCAGTGATTATAATGACTTTGGGCCATCTGTGGTGAACAAGAGGTGTCTTTAA